From the Ostrinia nubilalis chromosome 16, ilOstNubi1.1, whole genome shotgun sequence genome, one window contains:
- the LOC135079185 gene encoding retinol dehydrogenase 12-like, translated as MFYRDEFKNCETDVQLHGKVALVTGATSGTGLEVAKNLAKRGARVIIASRNPAKLQDAKDTIVKSTGNNNITTRQMNFESLASIRNFVQETVSTEPRLDILINNIGSIGLDDRLTQDNLQLMMQVNYFGTFLLTFLLFPLLKASAPSRVVNVSSLALILGDINLERMNDVGRYSNFGFYCNAKLADVLFTVEMDKRIRGSGVNVYSMDPGLGKSQFFRNFDNEFIKNFFNSALQKFGRPLNRVATMPVYLAVDPKLETESGKHFRDCAEFYSTWLANDTVLTSRLWDESKRLVKINNNEDWERNS; from the coding sequence ATGTTCTACCGAGACGAGTTCAAAAATTGTGAGACCGACGTCCAACTGCACGGGAAAGTGGCTTTAGTGACTGGAGCAACGTCAGGAACAGGTCTGGAGGTAGCCAAGAATTTAGCCAAACGCGGCGCCAGAGTCATCATAGCCAGCCGCAACCCAGCCAAGCTACAAGATGCCAAAGACACCATCGTCAAATCAACGGGAAACAACAACATCACAACAAGACAAATGAATTTCGAATCTCTGGCGTCAATCAGGAATTTCGTACAAGAAACCGTATCTACAGAACCCAGATTGGATATCCTGATCAACAATATCGGAAGCATTGGCCTGGACGACAGACTCACTCAAGACAATCTGCAATTGATGATGCAAGTAAATTATTTTGGAACCTTTCTTCTGACGTTTCTTTTGTTTCCCCTGCTGAAGGCATCAGCTCCGAGCAGAGTAGTCAATGTATCTTCCTTGGCACTAATATTGGGAGATATTAACCTAGAACGCATGAATGATGTTGGACGATACTCCAATTTCGGATTCTACTGCAACGCTAAATTAGCTGATGTGCTATTCACAGTTGAAATGGACAAAAGAATCAGAGGTTCTGGAGTTAACGTCTACAGTATGGACCCTGGCTTAGGAAAATCTCAGTTCTTTAGAAACTTCGACAACGAATTTATAAAGAATTTCTTCAACAGTGCATTACAGAAGTTTGGAAGACCGTTAAACAGGGTAGCGACGATGCCAGTATACCTGGCAGTGGATCCAAAGTTAGAGACTGAAAGTGGAAAACATTTCAGAGACTGTGCAGAATTCTATAGCACATGGTTAGCGAACGACACTGTGTTAACAAGTAGACTGTGGGACGAATCGAAAAGACTagtgaaaattaataataacgaAGATTGGGAACGTAATTCGTGA